The Ralstonia insidiosa region GATGGTCGTGCGGCGCTTGCGGGCTTCGTCTTCACGGATCAGGCCGGCGTTCAGGTCGGCGTCAATCGCCATCTGCTTGCCGGGCATGGCATCGAGCGTGAAGCGCGCGCTGACCTCGGCGATCCGGCCCGCGCCCTTGCTGATCACCATGAAGTTGATGATCACCAGGATGACGAACAGCACGATGCCGACGGTGTAGTTGCCGCCCACCAGGAAGTGGCCGAACGCCTCGATCACCTTGCCGGCGGCGTCGGGGCCGGTGTGGCCTTCCATCAGCACCACGCGGGTGGAGGCCACATTGAGCGACAGCCGCATCAGCGTGGTGATCAGCAGGATGCTGGGGAACGACGAGAAATCCAGCGGCCGCAGCGTGTGCATGCTGATCAGCAGCACCATGATCGACAGCGCGATGTTGAACGTGAACAGCAAGTCCAGGATGAACGGCGGCAGCGGCAGCACCATCATCGCCAGGATCAGGATGATCAGCACCGGGCCGGCGGCGGAGCGATAGTCGCCCTGGCGCAGGAAGCTGGAGACTCGGAGCAGTGCGGCGTTCATCTGGACGGGGGTGCCAACGTCGGGGCGGCGGGGGGCTTTTCGATGGGTGCCATCTTGCCGGGGGAGACACCAAATCGAAGAAGCGAGAAAGCCGCCCAAAAGGCGGCTTTTCTTTGAAATACCCTCCCATCGGGGGGTGCGCTTATGCCCCTTACTGCCGCCTAGCAGGGTGCGGCGTGCGCCGCAGCAGACTTCCATGCAGAATCGCGTACCCAAATGGGCTGTGCCAATCCTGACCCTGAACCGCCCCCCCTGCGATACCACTCGCACTGCAGCAGCGGCCTGGCAGTGTTCCATGCGGCCAGGGGCACTGGGTATGGGACTTGCAAATCATCCTGAAACGCCCGCCCACCAGACCCGGATCCACGCACGCCGCACAAAGGCGGTGCATTGGCCGGTGCGTGGATGCACCAACCCGATCATAGGCAACGTTCAATGAAGCGCCCCACATCTGCATTACTGGACATACACGATTGTTTGCCGCACTGGCCGTTCATGCGATGAGCGGCGCCATGGACCATCAGCTTCATCACGCAAGCAGCACCGTTGCGGCAAGCAGCCCCCATGCAGCCGGACACACGATGCTTGAGGACATCTATGGCATGGCCGTCGGCATGATGTTTATCGTGACGGGGGTGGTGTTGCTCAGCGCGGCCGGACTCGTGACCGGTGGCATTGCCGGTATCGCGCTGCTCGTGTCGTATGTCGCGCCGTTGTCGGTCGGCACCATTTTCACGTTGGTCAACGTGCCGTTTTTCGTGTTTGCCTATTTCGTGATGGGCCCGCGTTTTGCCATCAAGTCGACGCTGGCCAGTTGTGGCATCACCCTCCTGCTCGCGTTGACGCGGCAGGCCTTGCACATCGATTTTGAGAGCCCGCTGTTTGCAGCACTGGTGGGCGGAACGCTCAACGGCATGGGGGTGTTGGCGCTCGCCCGGCATGGCTCTGGCGTTGGCGGCACGGGCGTTCTGACGCTCTGGCTCCAACGCGCGCATGGGATCAATGCGGGGATCGTGCAGGTGGCCATCGATTCGTTGATTCTGCTGACATCGCTCCTGGTGATCCCGACTGGCCGCGCGGGATGGTCGGCGCTGAGCGCGGTTGCCATGAGCGCGATGGTGATCGCATGGCACCGCCCGGGTCGATATAACGTCGTGGTGCGGTAGCGCCAGTCGGGGCCTCACCGGCGGAAGCATCAACGCTGGGATTGCCGATCCTTTATTGCCGACCCTTATTGCCGACCCTTACGCGTTGCTGGTGACGTCGTCAGCGGCGTCTTCGGGGCCAGCGTTCGTGGGATCGGGCCCTGGGTCCATGTCGGCGGGCACCGGCAGATCGGTCGGGCGCTTCGGAGCACGGCCGCCCACCTGATGCAGGCGACGCAGCTGGTAGACGTAGGCCAGGACTTCCGCCACGGCGGCGTAGAGCGCTTCCGGGATCTGGTGCCCGATCTCGGTATGCCGATACAGCGCACGCGCCAGCGGCGGCGCTTCCAGAATGGGGATCTTGTGCTCGGTGCCCAGCTCTCGGATCTTGGCCGCCACCAGATCGGCGCCCTTGGCCAGCACGCGCGGTGCGCCGCCTTCCTTTTCGGAATAGCGCAGCGCCACGGCGTAGTGGGTCGGGTTGGTGACGATCACGTCGGCCTTGGGCACGTCGGCCATCATGCGACGCTGGGCCGCTTGGCGCTGCAGGTTGCGGATGCGGCCCTTGACGTGTGGATCCCCTTCAGACTCGCGGTGCTCCTTGCGCACTTCTTCCTTGGTCATGCGGTGCTTGCGGGCGTATTGCCACAGCACCAGCGGCACATCCACGGCGACCACCAGCAGCATCACCGCGGCCATGCAGAGAAACGCTACACCGGCCACGTGCATGACATCGCCCATGGCGGCGCGCAGGTCCTGCTGGGGCAGCTCCATGAACTCGCCCCGGTAGTGCAGGATCAGCCCCCAGGCGACGCCACCCACCATCGCCAGCTTGAGCAGCAGCCGAGGCAACTCCAGCAGCCCTTCCACCGAGAACATGCGCGTCAAACCCTGCAGCTTGAACAGGCGCGAGATGTCCGGCTCCAGCGGCTTGAACGAGATCGCCCCGCGCGTGAGCGCCAGCGGCGTGAGCGCGGCCAGGACCAGCATGAGAACCAGCCCGCCCAGCACCGTGGCCAGCGGCGTGAATTGCGCGCTGATGTAGATCCACTGGTCTTGCGCCCGGGTGTAGTCGTAGCGGTGGAACTCCAGGCAGCGCGCCAGAAACGACGACGCGGCCCGCACGATCGACTCGCCCATCACCCACAACCCGCCGGCACTGACGGCCAGCAGGGCGAACGAACCCAGTTCCCGTGATTTGGGAACGTCGCCTTCTTCGCGCGCCTGCTCGAGGCGCCGCGGAGAGGCGGGTTCGGTTTTTTCGAGATCGCTTTCTTCGGACATGCCGGGAGGCGAGGGATGGATGGGTAGACGCTCGCATTATTCCGGCACCACGCGCTTGCTAAAGCGTGGAGAAAACCGCCTCAGGCAGGCTTTTTCCGTGGAATGACCGGCCCGCGCCGCCCAACGGCCAAAGTCTCAAAACAGCTGCTTGATAACACTGGCTTAACAAAACACCCTCCACCGGCCACTACCATGCGCCGCAGTCACATGCACTGCGGCGCATACGGTACGTCGGGCAGTCCAACCTCGTCATGCAGGAGGGGATATGCGGTGGCAGTTCAAGGCCGGGGCCATCCTGGCGGCGGCAATACTGGTGTTTGCAGGGGTGCGGCTGTTTTCGGCCGATGCTGCCGATGCGCAGCCGGTCGATCCGCCAAGACAAGCCGCTGCGGCCACGCCGCCCTCGCCTGCCCCAGCACCTGCCGGCACACCACCACCGCAGGCCGCCCCTGCATACAAGCCACCGCCGCCGCCCGAGCGCTCGCTGCCGCCCCGCTTTACCGATTACCTCGCCCGCGAGTACCCCAACTCCACCGCTACCCGCCAGGCCCTCACGCAGATCGCCTATGGCTGGAGCGAGGCCGTCAACGACGTGCGCGGCCCGCACGACGCCAAGCTGGCCGGCAACGACATCGCCCGGGGCATCGCCTGCGCGCTGGGCCCGGGTGTGCTCGCCAGGACCGGCGTCGACCAGCAGACGATGCTCGACCGCATCAAGAACGCACGCGCCGTCATGCTCGACAACGACAGCGACACGATGGCCTATCTGCGCTTCCAGTCGCTGGCCGGCGGCCAGTACTTTGACGACCCCGGCGCCGCCTCGTGCAGTTTCGATCCGGCCACGCTGCCGAACTGAGTTTCCCGCCTGACTTCACCCACGCCCTCACCACGCACCAAGGAGACTGCTGCATGAAGAAGATGAAGAGACTTGCCCCCGTCGTGCTCGCCGGTTCGCTGCTCGCCGCGCCCCTGAGTGTCCTGGCGGCTACCCCCGGGTCGGCCATCGTGTTCGTCAACGGCATCAACAACACGTTTGACGATGCGGTTGCCAGCCTGCAGGTGCTGAAGACCCAGCTCAACGCCCGCGACAAGAACAACACCTACCTCTACGGAAACGCCTACAACGCCACGCAAGGCGCGTTAAGCGACATCTACCAGGTGTTCAAACAGAAAAGCGTAGAAGGATCGAGCCCGGCCGATTTCTGGCGCGCCATCGACGGCAACAGCCTGCCGGCAGGCGGCATGAATGCGGCACTCCAGCAAAAGTACATCGACATCCTCACCAAGAACGACATTCCCGAGCTGCCGGACCACCTGAACCAGTACCGCAACTATCTGAAGGCGCAGCGCAAGGTCGTGCTGGTCGGCCACTCGCAGGGCACGCTGTACACCAACTTCGAGATCAACCTGCTGGTGACGGGGCCGGACAAGGCGCAGGGCAAGATCAGCGCGGTCAATGTGGGGAACGCGGCGCGCTATCAACTGCCGGGGTCGACCTACCTGACGTCGACCTCCGATACGGTGATCGGCGCATTGAGCCTGGTGCAGACGGTGCTGCCCGCCAACTACTCGCTCGGCTGGCACCCGCTGTCTGACGTGCTGGGCCATTCGTTCGCGAAGATCTACATGAACGCGAGTTACAGCGCGGCGGGCCAGATCCTGCAGCAGGTATCGCAACAAGCACGCAACTGAACGCAGGACTGAGCAGACGTGCGGTTCGCAATAGCGCCGCACGCCTGCATGGCAGCGGCAAGCGCCTGCCACGTCATATCGACCTGCGGAAAACTTCGTCGCCTTACACCGGGTGCGTCCATAGCATGACCCGTTCTTTTCAAACCAGAACGGACCAACCGTCATGTCACCCGACCGAGCCATCTCCCCTGCCTTGCCCTTGCATCAACGTGCGCTGGCTGCGCTGCTTGCCGGCGCCATTGCCACACTCACTGCCTGCGGCAGTGATGCGCCGCCCGGTACATCTGCCGGTACCGTGGCCGACAGCAGCACGCCCACTACACCGGCGCGCAAGCCCAACATCCTCTACATCATGGCCGATGACCTCGGCTATTCCGACATCCATGCCATGGGCGGGGAGATCGACACGCCCAACCTCGATGCCCTCGTGCAAACAGGCCGGCTGCTGACCAACCACCACGCCGGCACCGTCTGCGCCATCACGCGCGCGATGCTCATCTCGGGCACCGATCACCACCTCGTGGGTGAAGGCACCATGGGTGCGCCCAATGACGAGCGCGCAGGGCTGCCCGGCTACGAGGGCTATCTGAACGACCGCTCGCTCTCCGTCGCGCAACTGCTCAAGGACGGTGGGTATCACACCTACATGGCCGGCAAATGGCACCTGGGCAATGGCATTCCGGGCAGCGCGGCCAACCTGGGCAAGACGCCCGACCAGTGGGGCTTCGAGCGCTCGTATGCGCTGCTGCCGGGCGCGGCCGCCAACCACTTCGGGCACGAAAATGCCAACGCCAAGAACTACACGGAAGACGGCGCCTACGTACAACCGGGCCAGCCTGGGCAACCGGGCGGCACCGGCGGCAGCCCGGCCGTGTTCTATTCGACGGATTTCTACACGCAGAAGCTGATCAGCTACATCGATTCGCACAAGGGCGACGGCAAGCCGTTCTTCGCCTATGCGGCCTATACCTCGCCGCACTGGCCGCTGCAGGTGCCGGACCCGTGGCTGCACAAATACGCGGGCCGCTATGACGCGGGCTACGACGTCATCCGCAACGCGCGCATTGCGCGGCAGAAGGCGCTGGGCATCATCCCGGCCGATTTCACGCCGTTTGCCGGCCTGCCCGGCACGACCACGCGCCCGGCGGCCTCGCCCAACAACGGCACGGCCAACGCGCGCTACATCAACGCCAACCACGGCCCCGCGCAGGGCTATACCGACTACGGCCCCGGCTACGTCAACAAGAAGTGGAGCGACCTCACGCCGCTGGAGCGCAAGGCGCAAGCGCGCTACATGGAGATCTACGCCGGCATGGTCGAGAACCTCGACTACAACATCGGCCTCTTGATCCAGCACCTGAAAGACATTGGCGAGTACGACAACACCTTCATCATGTTCCAGTCGGACAACGGCGCGGAAGGCTGGCCGATCGACTCGGGCGCAGACCCGAAGGCCACCGATGAAGCCAATGCCACCGACCCGATCTACTCCAAGCTCGGCTCCGACAACGGCTTGTCTGCCGCGCAACGCCTGCAATACGGCCTGCGCTGGGCCGAGGTGAGTGCCACGCCGTTCAACCTGGTCAAGGGGCACGCTGCCGAAGGCGGTGTTTCCGTGCCGGCCATCGTGCGCCTGCCGGGCCAGACGCAGGCGTTGCCGCCCATCACGCGCTTTACGCACGTGACGGACAACACCGCCACCTTCCTGGCTGTGGCCGGCATTACGCCGCCCAGCACGCCGGCGCAACCGGCTGTGGATGGCAACGGCGTCGACCAGAACAAGGGCAAGGTGCAGTACGGCAACCGCGCGGTGTATCCGGTGACGGGGGTGTCGCTGCTGGCGTCGATCCAGCAATCTGCGGATGCGGGCCCGATCCACACCCAGCCCTTTGGTGACGAGTCGTACGGCCGTGCCTACCTGCGCAGTGCAGACGGCCGCTGGAAGGCACTGTGGACCGAACCGCCGCTGGGCGTGGCGGATGGCCACTGGCAGCTCTTCGATATCTCCAAGGACCGCGGCGAGACCACCGATGTGTCTGCTCAGTATCCGGATGTGGCGGCCACGCTGTACCAGCAATGGCAGCAGTACATGAACAGCGTCGGCGGTGTGGAGCCCCTGCGCCCGCGTGGGTTCTATTGATGGCTGCCAGCGTCAACCTTCGCAAGCGCGTGCGCTGGGTGCTGGCGGGCGCGGCGCTGGCAGCCGCCGGCACCGTGCTGCTGCACCCTGCCGGCGGCAACATGGCGGCACCGCTTGTCGCCAATGCAGCCAACGTGGTCAGCGCGCACACCGCACCGCGCCTGCCGCTGGGCACCAGCGAAGCCTGCGGCCGCTACGCCGGCCTGCCGCCCGCTTGGCGCCAGGACACGCGGGCCGGCATGGTGCATGTGAGCAGCGGCAGCTTCACCTTTGGCACCACGCTCGGCTACCCGGACGAGCGCCCCGCTCAGGGCGCCGGCAAGACCCGCGTGGGCGGCTTCTGGATCGACCAGACGGAAGTGACCAACGCACAGTTCGCCGCCTTCGTCACCGCCACCGGCTACGTGACCGACGCGGAGCGCCAGGGTGGAGCGGTGGTCTTTCACGTGCCGGACACGGCGGAGTTGCAGGCGCGCCCGTACGCGTGGTGGCGCTGGGTCAAGGGCGCAGACTGGCGGCACCCGACGGGGCCCGACAGCAAGCTCGTCGATGTCGACAACCAGCCCGTGACGCGCGTCACCCAGGCCGATGCGTTGGCCTATGCACACTGGCTCGGCCACGACTTGCCGACCGAAGCGGAATGGGAATACGCCGGCAAGGCCGGACAGGACGGCGCCGACCTGGAGAAGGCACCGCGCGATGGCAACGGCAAACCCGGTGCCAACTACTGGCAGGGCATCTTTCCCGTGCTCGACACGGCGGAGGATGGCCGCGCCGGCATTGGCCCGGTCGGCTGCTATGCGGCCAATGGCTTCGCGCTGTACGACATGATCGGCAACGTGTGGGAATGGACGCGCGATGCGTACACCGGCCCGCACCAGTCGCATGCAAACGGCGACACGCGCGCCGTAGCCGCGCTGGATCAGCCACAACTGTTTGGCCGCAATGGCAGCCAGCCGAATCGGCCGACGGTGATCAAGGGGGGCTCGTTCCTGTGCTCGCCGGATTTTTGCGTGCGCTATCGGGCCTCGGCACGCGAGGCACAGGAGGCTGACCTGCCCGCCGCACACATCGGGTTCAGAACGATCCTGCGCGACTGAAACACCGCCTCCGGAAATGAAAACGCCCGCCAAATTGGCGGGCGCCGGCAGCAAACGGGGAGCGTTGACAGCCGATTCAGATGCTCAGAAGCCGAGGCTTTCCAGCAGGTCGTCCACCTGCTCTTGGCTACCGACCACGTCTGGGTGGTCCGGATTGATCTGCGGACCATTCAGCAGCGACGTCGACGACGCTTCCGTGCGCAGATGCTCGGGTGCGTTCTCCAGCAGGATGCCAACCAACTGGCTTTCAATCAGTTGCACGACATCCAGCACCTTCTTGATCACCTGGCCGGTCAAATCCTGGAAGTCCTGAGCCATCAGGATTTCCATGAGCTGCTGGTTGGTGTCGCGCGTCTTTTCCGGAACGCTGCGCAGGAAGCCGTTGGTCTGGCCGACCAGATCACGGATCTCTTCGTCGCCCAGTTGGCGGTCCATCCACGACTGCCAGCGGGTGACCAGCGCTTGGGCATCGGTTTCCAGCGCGTCTTGCACCGGGCGGGCCGCGTCGATGGCGTTGAGCACGCGGGTGGCCGCCTGCTCGGTCATGTTGGCGATGTAGTTCAGGCGGTCGCGTGCGTCTGGAATGGCCGATGCGGCCTTCTCCACGCCCTTGTCCAGACCCAGCTCACGCATGCTTTCACGCAACATGCGCGTGAGGTGGCCGATGCGCTGGAGCATTTCCGGCATGTCGCCGTGGTCGACACCTTCTGCGACCGGCGCGAGGGCGCCATCAAGCATCTCGCTCATCACGCCCCCTTTTCGATCTTCTCGAAAATCTTGCCCAGCTTTTCGTCCAGCGTGGCAGCGGTAAAGGGCTTGACCACGTAGCCGTTGGCACCGGCCTGGGCGGCGGCAATGATGTTTTCCTTCTTGGCTTCAGCCGTCACCATCAGCACCGGCAGCTTGCTGATAACCGGGTTGGCGTCGCCGCGGATGCTCTGCAGCATCTGCAGGCCATCCATGTTGGGCATGTTCCAGTCCGAGATCACGAAATCGAACCGGCCTTCCTTGACCTTGGCCAGGCCGGCGGCGCCATCTTCGGCCTCGTCGACATTGGCAAAACCGAGTTCCTTGAGCAGGTTACGCACGATCCGGCGCATCGTCGGAAAATCGTCGACGACGAGGAATCGGTACTGGCTCTTGTCCATGGACACAATCTCCGCAAACTAACTGAAATGGGGGGTTTCGGGCTTCCTTGGCAATCTTATCGGCGCCAGGAGCCGTTTCTTGAGCGCCACATAGCCAAGGAACCGGTTCACGATCCGTAGCGAGCGGCCCGAGGTTGGCCTGCCGAGTTGGCCAACCCGGCAGCCGTACACGGGTACGGCGAGCATCACAGGGCCAAGATCGGGTCGCGCAGTAGGATCGTGGGCCGGTTACACACGCGTCACACGACCATGCGCCGACAGCTTGGCCAGCACGTGCGGGCCGATCTGGTGCAGCGGCAGGACCTCATGCACGCCACCGTGGGCCACGGCTTCCTTGGGCATGCCGTAGACCACGCACGAGGCCTCGTCCTGGGCGACGTTATACGCGCCCGCGTTGCGCATTTCCAGCATGCCGACCGCGCCATCCTTACCCATGCCTGTCAGGATCACGCCCAGGGCGTTGGCGCCGGCATTGCGCGCGGCGGAGCGGAACAGCACATCCACTGCCGGGCGATGGCGGTTGACCGGCGGGCCCTGGTCCAGCTCGGTGACGTAGTTGGCGCCGCTACGGCCCAACGACAGGTGCATGTCGCCCGGGGCGATGTAGGCGTGGCCGGGCAGCACACGCTCGCCGTGCACGGCCTCTTTCACGCGGATGCGGCACAGGCCATCGAGCCGCTTGGCAAACGACGTGGTGAACCCCGCCGGCATGTGCTGCACGATCAGGATGCCGGGGCAGTCGGGCGGCATTTCCAGCAGGAAATCCTTGATGGCCTCGGTGCCGCCGGTGGAAGCACCCACGATGATGAGCTTTTCCGTCGACGAGAAATGGGTACGGGCCGGTGCCGATGCCACCGGGGCGGCCGGTGCGTGCTCCGCGCGAACGTGTGCGCCGTGGGACGCAGCAGTTGTCTGGGCCACAGGTGCCGCCGCGCGCGGACGCAACCGGGCACGGGCTGCCGCGCGGATCTTGTCGGCGATCTGGTCGGCGTATTCGTTCATGCCGTCGCGCATGCCCAGCTTGGGCTTGGCAACGAAATCCACCGCGCCCAGCTCCAGCGCGCGCAGCGTGGCTTCCGAGCCGCGCTCGGTCAGCGACGAGATCATGACCACCGGCGTCGGGCGCAGGCGCATGAGCTTTTCCAGGAAGTCGAGGCCGTCCATCTTCGGCATTTCGACGTCCAGCGTGAGCACGTCCGGGTTGGTCTGCTTGATGAGGTCGCGCGCGATGATCGGGTCGGGCGCCACCCCCACCACTTCCATGTCGGGCTGGCTGTTGATGATCTCCTTCAGGATGCTGCGGATCAGTGCCGAATCGTCGATGCACAGCACCTGAATCTTGCGTTTGTCGTTCATATTTTCGGGGGGCAAGGTCAGGAATTACGTAAACAGTTGCAGGCGCGAAGTGGGCTTCGTCGCAATGGACTTCGACAGCTTGCTGGCGTATTGGGCTTCGCTGTCCAGTTCGGCAGCGGAGCTTTGCGAGCGGAGCTTGCGCACCATGATCTGGCCCGTGGAGGGCACGAAGTACACCTTGCGCGGATGCACGTCGAACAGGTCCTTGGCGGCCACCGCCAGCCCTTCGTTGCGCAGGAATTCGAGCACGAACTTGCCGTTGCGCTCGCCCACATCCAGCGTGCTCATGCCGGCCAGCACGGCAGCGCCGCCAAACACCTTGATCTCCAGGTGCTCGCGGCGGGCGCCGGCCTTGTAGAGCTGGTTGAGCAGTACTTCCATGGCGTGCGTGCCATAGCGCATGGAGGGCGAGAGAATCGATTCGCCCTCGTTGCGCGAGGGCAGCATGAAGTGGTTCATGCCGCCAATGCCGAGAATCTTGTCGCGCACGCAGGCCGACACGCACGAGCCGAGCACCGTCACCAGCATCAGGTCTTCGGTGGTGACGTAGTACTCACCGGGCAGCACCTTCATGGCGCGGCGGCTGAAGGTGGTGTCGTAATACGCGTGCGTGCTGGCGGCGGCCTGGGCCAGCGTCGCCATGGCACCGACCGTCATGCCGCTGTCGCTGCGCACGGAGTCGGCGGCGGTGCGTAAGGTTGCGTGTGCAGTTGCCTTCTTGCCGAGTTCGATCATTTCGCCCCCGTCATCTTCGCGCGCAGTTCGGGCGCGATTTCATACACGGTCTTGCCGCGCAGCGACCATGCCTTGGTCACCTGCAGGAAGCTCTCGGAATGGCCGGCAAACAGCAGGCCATCCGGCTTCATCACGTCGATGAAGTGCTCAAGGATCTTGGCCTGCGTCGGCTTATCGAAATAGATCATCACGTTGCGGCAGAAGATCACGTCAAACTTCTGTTGCAACGGCCAATCGCGGTCGAGCAGGTTGATCTGGCGGAAATCGATCATGGCCTGCAACTCGGGCCGCACGCGTGCATAGCCCTCCTGCTTGCCGGTGCCGCGCAGGAAATACTTCTTCAGACGATCAGAGGAGAGCGCTGCCACGCGCTCCATCGGATAGATGCCGGCGCGGGCGCGCGCCAGCGCATTGGTATCCACGTCGGACGCAATCACGCTCACCTGGCCCGGATTCATCGAGCCAAAGGTCTCCGCCAAGGTGATGGCGATCGAATACGGTTCTTCACCCGTCGACGAGGCTGAACACCACACGGTGAATGGCGTGCGCTTGGCCTTGGCGTGCTCGGCCAGGAGCGGAAAGTGGTGCTGCTCGCGGAAGAACGCGGTCAGGTTGGTGGTGAGCGCATTGGTAAAGGCTTCCCACTCGTCGGGCAGGTGGCCATGTTCCAGCGCATCCAGGTACTCGCGGAACGAGCCGAGGTTGACCACGCGCAGGCGGCGGGCCAGGCGGCTATAGACCATCTCGCTCTTGCGATCGGACAGCGAAATGCCGACGCGGCGATAGATCAGGTCGCGAATGCGGGCGAAATCTGCCGCGGTAAACGAAAACTCACGCGACGCGAGCGTCGGCGAAACTGGCGCCAAGGTTTGTGCCG contains the following coding sequences:
- a CDS encoding formylglycine-generating enzyme family protein, encoding MAASVNLRKRVRWVLAGAALAAAGTVLLHPAGGNMAAPLVANAANVVSAHTAPRLPLGTSEACGRYAGLPPAWRQDTRAGMVHVSSGSFTFGTTLGYPDERPAQGAGKTRVGGFWIDQTEVTNAQFAAFVTATGYVTDAERQGGAVVFHVPDTAELQARPYAWWRWVKGADWRHPTGPDSKLVDVDNQPVTRVTQADALAYAHWLGHDLPTEAEWEYAGKAGQDGADLEKAPRDGNGKPGANYWQGIFPVLDTAEDGRAGIGPVGCYAANGFALYDMIGNVWEWTRDAYTGPHQSHANGDTRAVAALDQPQLFGRNGSQPNRPTVIKGGSFLCSPDFCVRYRASAREAQEADLPAAHIGFRTILRD
- a CDS encoding YitT family protein; the encoded protein is MDHQLHHASSTVAASSPHAAGHTMLEDIYGMAVGMMFIVTGVVLLSAAGLVTGGIAGIALLVSYVAPLSVGTIFTLVNVPFFVFAYFVMGPRFAIKSTLASCGITLLLALTRQALHIDFESPLFAALVGGTLNGMGVLALARHGSGVGGTGVLTLWLQRAHGINAGIVQVAIDSLILLTSLLVIPTGRAGWSALSAVAMSAMVIAWHRPGRYNVVVR
- the cheZ gene encoding protein phosphatase CheZ; the encoded protein is MSEMLDGALAPVAEGVDHGDMPEMLQRIGHLTRMLRESMRELGLDKGVEKAASAIPDARDRLNYIANMTEQAATRVLNAIDAARPVQDALETDAQALVTRWQSWMDRQLGDEEIRDLVGQTNGFLRSVPEKTRDTNQQLMEILMAQDFQDLTGQVIKKVLDVVQLIESQLVGILLENAPEHLRTEASSTSLLNGPQINPDHPDVVGSQEQVDDLLESLGF
- the cheY gene encoding chemotaxis response regulator CheY; amino-acid sequence: MDKSQYRFLVVDDFPTMRRIVRNLLKELGFANVDEAEDGAAGLAKVKEGRFDFVISDWNMPNMDGLQMLQSIRGDANPVISKLPVLMVTAEAKKENIIAAAQAGANGYVVKPFTAATLDEKLGKIFEKIEKGA
- a CDS encoding arylsulfatase, coding for MSPDRAISPALPLHQRALAALLAGAIATLTACGSDAPPGTSAGTVADSSTPTTPARKPNILYIMADDLGYSDIHAMGGEIDTPNLDALVQTGRLLTNHHAGTVCAITRAMLISGTDHHLVGEGTMGAPNDERAGLPGYEGYLNDRSLSVAQLLKDGGYHTYMAGKWHLGNGIPGSAANLGKTPDQWGFERSYALLPGAAANHFGHENANAKNYTEDGAYVQPGQPGQPGGTGGSPAVFYSTDFYTQKLISYIDSHKGDGKPFFAYAAYTSPHWPLQVPDPWLHKYAGRYDAGYDVIRNARIARQKALGIIPADFTPFAGLPGTTTRPAASPNNGTANARYINANHGPAQGYTDYGPGYVNKKWSDLTPLERKAQARYMEIYAGMVENLDYNIGLLIQHLKDIGEYDNTFIMFQSDNGAEGWPIDSGADPKATDEANATDPIYSKLGSDNGLSAAQRLQYGLRWAEVSATPFNLVKGHAAEGGVSVPAIVRLPGQTQALPPITRFTHVTDNTATFLAVAGITPPSTPAQPAVDGNGVDQNKGKVQYGNRAVYPVTGVSLLASIQQSADAGPIHTQPFGDESYGRAYLRSADGRWKALWTEPPLGVADGHWQLFDISKDRGETTDVSAQYPDVAATLYQQWQQYMNSVGGVEPLRPRGFY
- a CDS encoding protein-glutamate methylesterase/protein-glutamine glutaminase → MNDKRKIQVLCIDDSALIRSILKEIINSQPDMEVVGVAPDPIIARDLIKQTNPDVLTLDVEMPKMDGLDFLEKLMRLRPTPVVMISSLTERGSEATLRALELGAVDFVAKPKLGMRDGMNEYADQIADKIRAAARARLRPRAAAPVAQTTAASHGAHVRAEHAPAAPVASAPARTHFSSTEKLIIVGASTGGTEAIKDFLLEMPPDCPGILIVQHMPAGFTTSFAKRLDGLCRIRVKEAVHGERVLPGHAYIAPGDMHLSLGRSGANYVTELDQGPPVNRHRPAVDVLFRSAARNAGANALGVILTGMGKDGAVGMLEMRNAGAYNVAQDEASCVVYGMPKEAVAHGGVHEVLPLHQIGPHVLAKLSAHGRVTRV
- the flhB gene encoding flagellar biosynthesis protein FlhB encodes the protein MSEESDLEKTEPASPRRLEQAREEGDVPKSRELGSFALLAVSAGGLWVMGESIVRAASSFLARCLEFHRYDYTRAQDQWIYISAQFTPLATVLGGLVLMLVLAALTPLALTRGAISFKPLEPDISRLFKLQGLTRMFSVEGLLELPRLLLKLAMVGGVAWGLILHYRGEFMELPQQDLRAAMGDVMHVAGVAFLCMAAVMLLVVAVDVPLVLWQYARKHRMTKEEVRKEHRESEGDPHVKGRIRNLQRQAAQRRMMADVPKADVIVTNPTHYAVALRYSEKEGGAPRVLAKGADLVAAKIRELGTEHKIPILEAPPLARALYRHTEIGHQIPEALYAAVAEVLAYVYQLRRLHQVGGRAPKRPTDLPVPADMDPGPDPTNAGPEDAADDVTSNA
- a CDS encoding CheR family methyltransferase, which codes for MAQTAQTLAPVSPTLASREFSFTAADFARIRDLIYRRVGISLSDRKSEMVYSRLARRLRVVNLGSFREYLDALEHGHLPDEWEAFTNALTTNLTAFFREQHHFPLLAEHAKAKRTPFTVWCSASSTGEEPYSIAITLAETFGSMNPGQVSVIASDVDTNALARARAGIYPMERVAALSSDRLKKYFLRGTGKQEGYARVRPELQAMIDFRQINLLDRDWPLQQKFDVIFCRNVMIYFDKPTQAKILEHFIDVMKPDGLLFAGHSESFLQVTKAWSLRGKTVYEIAPELRAKMTGAK
- the cheD gene encoding chemoreceptor glutamine deamidase CheD — its product is MATLAQAAASTHAYYDTTFSRRAMKVLPGEYYVTTEDLMLVTVLGSCVSACVRDKILGIGGMNHFMLPSRNEGESILSPSMRYGTHAMEVLLNQLYKAGARREHLEIKVFGGAAVLAGMSTLDVGERNGKFVLEFLRNEGLAVAAKDLFDVHPRKVYFVPSTGQIMVRKLRSQSSAAELDSEAQYASKLSKSIATKPTSRLQLFT